The DNA window AAGAGGTTGATCTTCATCTTTTTTAGATTTAAAAATAAAATTAATAAAGTCTAAAGCAGGTCCCGTCATAAATGTAGTAAACAAAGCCATAATAACAAGCATCGCAAAGATTTCGGGTCCTAAAACCCCAAGATCATAGCCGATATTTAAAACGATAAGCTCCATTAAACCTCTGGTATTCATCAGAGCACCAATTGTTAAGCTTTCTTTCCAATTGATCCCAACAAACTTAGCCGTTAATGCACTTCCCGCAAATTTCCCAACAACAGCAGTTAAAATAATAAATCCTGCAGTCATCCAAAGGTGGCTGTCATTCAACAAGCCTATTTGAGTGCGGAGTCCAGTAAAGACAAAGAACAAAGGAAGAAGAAGTACTAATGCCACATCTTCCACTTTATCAATGAATAATGTTCTGAATCTGGCATTTTCCGGCATAATAGCTCCTGCCATAAATGCTCCGAACAAAGCATGGATTCCAATGACTTCCGTAGCATAAGATGACAAGATTAAAGTAAGGAAGAAAATGGCAACCATCGGTTTGCTGATGGTGTTTTTTCCGGCCTGAAGATCTCCGATTCTTTTCAGGAAAGGTCTTACTATTTTAATCATTAAAAATACATAAGCAATTGCCATCAGGATGACGTAGATAGAACTGGTAAAAGAACCTGCTTTTACAATGGCAATAACAGCTGCCAAAATACACCATGCCGTAATATCATCAGCTGCAGCACAGGTTATAACAATAGTTCCCAGTTTTGTTTTTTGAAGATTTCTCTCCTGTACAATTCTTGCCAATACCGGAAAAGCTGTGATACTCATAGAAATTGCAATAAATAAAGCAAATGAGGTAAATTGAATACCGTCAGGGGCAAATTCACGATAAATAAAATAAGACAAACCAATTCCCAGAGCAAAAGGAATAATAATACTGGCATGGCTAATCACTACGGCATCATGAGCTTTCTTTCTTAAAACACTCAAATCCAGCTCCATTCCTACGATGTACATGAAAAGAATAAGACCTAGCTGGCTTAGAAACTGTAAGTTGCCCAGAGATTCTTTTGGGAAAAGGAAAGCTGAAAATTCAGGAAAGTACATTCCTACAAGAGAAGGTCCCAGTACGATACCGGCAATCATTTCTCCGATTACAGTAGGCTGCTTGATCTTCATGCAGATCCATCCAAAAAGTCGTGCGGTCAGAATGATGGTGACAATCTGTGCCAATAATAAAGCAAGCGGGTGATGAAGATTGGTTTTAAAAGACTCCTGAAAGTTTTCCCAGGTGGATCCTGTAGTGGTTTTGGTGATAATATTCTCTTTTATTTCTAATGTCTGACCTTCTATAATAAAGAAGTACATCAGACAGGAAAAGACTGCTATAGTTATAATGTAGAAAATTAAATTTCTGTATTTTCCCCAATTCATGATTCCAATATTTTCATGCAAAGTTGATAAGAATATAGTTATGTTAAATACTCTTTTTTTTTAAATGTAACAAATGCTTCAAAAAATGTAATAAAATGTAATATCTTAGAAATAGTCTTTGATTTGATGGGGTACATAAAATAACAGATTGCTATTTTATAAACAATTCCAGGAGAGAACTTTTGTAGGCATCACCAATCTGAAGCTTCAAAAAGTGTTCATTTTCTGTAGGGATGGTGGTAATGATTTCGTTGGTTGAAAATACTTTAATGGAAGACAACGCGATAATTTCTTTTTTGTTGACCTGTGCAAAATCTCTGGCGGGAAGCATTTCAAGGAGATTTTTAAAATTGAGATTTTTTAAGACAATCGTTGTTCCGTCATTGAGGGTAATGTCCTTATCACGACTGTCGATTTCTGAAGTTTTGATGTAAGCAATCTGCTCGGTCAGGATAATGGTTTTTCCAATATTGGTATTCCATTCGATGAAGGCTTTCTTCTGTGGTACTTCTATCTGTTCTTTAGCTTTTTCGAAAGCCTGGATTAAACGCTCTTTTTTAATAGGTTTTCTGACATAATCCACCACATT is part of the Chryseobacterium lactis genome and encodes:
- a CDS encoding LytR/AlgR family response regulator transcription factor; the protein is MIKCVILDDELLAISYLKLLCEQVDDVEVVKAFNDPKIFLNEINTLDCNLCILDIEMPGMTGLQVAELISGTKKIIFTTAYKEYAAEAFDLNVVDYVRKPIKKERLIQAFEKAKEQIEVPQKKAFIEWNTNIGKTIILTEQIAYIKTSEIDSRDKDITLNDGTTIVLKNLNFKNLLEMLPARDFAQVNKKEIIALSSIKVFSTNEIITTIPTENEHFLKLQIGDAYKSSLLELFIK
- a CDS encoding cation:proton antiporter, yielding MNWGKYRNLIFYIITIAVFSCLMYFFIIEGQTLEIKENIITKTTTGSTWENFQESFKTNLHHPLALLLAQIVTIILTARLFGWICMKIKQPTVIGEMIAGIVLGPSLVGMYFPEFSAFLFPKESLGNLQFLSQLGLILFMYIVGMELDLSVLRKKAHDAVVISHASIIIPFALGIGLSYFIYREFAPDGIQFTSFALFIAISMSITAFPVLARIVQERNLQKTKLGTIVITCAAADDITAWCILAAVIAIVKAGSFTSSIYVILMAIAYVFLMIKIVRPFLKRIGDLQAGKNTISKPMVAIFFLTLILSSYATEVIGIHALFGAFMAGAIMPENARFRTLFIDKVEDVALVLLLPLFFVFTGLRTQIGLLNDSHLWMTAGFIILTAVVGKFAGSALTAKFVGINWKESLTIGALMNTRGLMELIVLNIGYDLGVLGPEIFAMLVIMALFTTFMTGPALDFINFIFKSKKDEDQPLHENDSKYRVLLSFDNPESGSTLLKLAHDFTNKMNGNKSITAMNIAPVNEMHAYDTNEYENSKFQNVIEKSHELNLEVTTLFKASTDIENDLTSISNKGHYDLLLIMLGKSMYEGSLLGRLLGFTTKIINPEKLLNTVKGKGSIFNNSPFDDFTLQILDKTNIPVGVLVEKDFHAADKVFVPIFNLSDFYLLEYAKRLINNNNSQVIILDAAGQIRHNIEVKELIRSIEQVAPNHITLYNEKKIEKEFLNSQDLMLISSKSWKNLIDTKSLWLSDIPSTLIISNP